A part of Gemmatimonas groenlandica genomic DNA contains:
- a CDS encoding GlxA family transcriptional regulator produces the protein MTASLHAGATSRHVSLVAIPDAVVSTLAGIYDVMNGGAMLTLSAAGAPSPFHADIVGEQTGPLQLASGLPMQVQRAIDTIETTDIVIVPSVLLQPGGWETGRYPALVQWLRTMHERGAILCSACSGIFLLAETGLFDDRDATMHFAYARSFSQTFPRVAIHAERVLVISGPREDLVSSGASTTWHDMVLYLIARYAGATTAQEVARLFALQWHQDGLTPYIIFEGRTDHGDAEIAGAQEWLRDHFSVANPVHEMINRSALAERTFKRRFAAATGITPIAYVQRLRMEDAKRRLERTDASIEDVCWRVGYEDAAFFRRLFQRTTGMAPGAYRKRFRIPEFARP, from the coding sequence ATGACCGCATCCCTCCACGCTGGCGCCACGTCCCGGCATGTAAGCCTGGTCGCCATTCCCGACGCTGTCGTCTCGACGCTGGCCGGCATCTATGACGTGATGAACGGCGGCGCGATGCTTACGCTCTCGGCCGCCGGTGCGCCCTCACCGTTCCATGCCGACATCGTTGGTGAGCAAACCGGGCCACTGCAGCTGGCCAGCGGACTCCCCATGCAGGTGCAGCGCGCCATCGACACCATTGAGACGACGGACATCGTGATTGTCCCGTCGGTGTTGCTGCAGCCCGGCGGATGGGAGACGGGACGCTATCCAGCGTTGGTGCAGTGGCTGCGCACGATGCACGAGCGCGGTGCCATACTATGTTCGGCCTGCTCCGGCATCTTTCTGCTCGCGGAGACCGGCTTGTTCGACGATCGTGACGCGACGATGCATTTCGCCTATGCGCGATCGTTCTCGCAAACGTTTCCCCGCGTGGCGATTCACGCCGAGCGGGTGTTGGTGATCTCCGGACCGCGCGAGGATCTGGTCAGCTCCGGTGCATCGACCACGTGGCATGACATGGTGCTGTATCTGATCGCGCGATACGCCGGTGCCACCACCGCGCAGGAAGTGGCGCGCTTGTTTGCCTTGCAGTGGCATCAGGACGGCCTGACGCCGTACATCATCTTCGAAGGGCGCACCGACCACGGCGACGCCGAGATCGCGGGCGCGCAGGAATGGCTGCGCGATCACTTCTCAGTGGCGAATCCTGTGCATGAAATGATTAACCGGTCTGCGTTAGCCGAGCGCACCTTCAAGCGGAGATTTGCGGCAGCAACTGGCATCACGCCGATCGCCTATGTGCAGCGGCTACGGATGGAAGATGCGAAGCGGCGGCTGGAACGGACCGACGCCAGCATCGAGGACGTCTGCTGGCGCGTGGGTTACGAGGACGCGGCGTTCTTCCGGCGCCTGTTTCAGCGTACCACGGGGATGGCGCCTGGCGCGTACCGCAAGCGTTTTCGGATTCCGGAGTTCGCGCGACCGTAG
- a CDS encoding class I SAM-dependent methyltransferase — protein sequence MSATMTAPVIDQARLEAFVMRAVGDLASAYGGVMVSLGSKLGLYKAMWGAGPISATELAARAGCAERYVREWLNAQAAGGYVDYHAVSDSYELSPEQAMVLADEESPVFVPPAWNAPASMWFDEEKTLNAFRTGGGVAWGEHEARLSCGVAAFYRNGYRANLVPSWLPALDGVVAQLESGIDVADIGCGHGHSSVLMAQAFPNSRFHGVDSHAPSIAAARENADHAGVSSRLSFEVNSAVGYTGRKYGLICYFDTLHDLGDPLAAATYAAEMLAPGGSVLLVEPFAHDRVEQNLSTVGRLYYAGSTTICCAHAISEGGTMVLGAQAGEARLREVFQKAGFTHFRRAAETPFNLILEARR from the coding sequence ATGTCCGCAACGATGACCGCACCCGTCATAGATCAGGCCAGGCTCGAGGCATTTGTCATGCGCGCTGTCGGCGATCTCGCGTCGGCATACGGCGGCGTGATGGTCAGCCTCGGCTCGAAACTAGGGCTCTACAAGGCAATGTGGGGCGCCGGGCCCATCAGCGCTACAGAGCTGGCGGCCCGCGCGGGCTGCGCCGAGCGGTACGTGCGTGAGTGGTTGAATGCTCAGGCCGCCGGCGGCTACGTCGACTATCATGCGGTCAGCGACAGCTACGAGTTGTCGCCCGAGCAGGCCATGGTGTTAGCCGATGAGGAGAGCCCGGTTTTCGTTCCACCCGCGTGGAACGCGCCGGCGTCGATGTGGTTCGACGAGGAGAAGACGCTCAACGCGTTTCGTACCGGTGGTGGTGTGGCGTGGGGCGAGCACGAGGCCCGCCTGAGCTGCGGCGTGGCGGCGTTCTACCGCAACGGCTATCGCGCCAACCTGGTGCCGAGCTGGCTGCCGGCGCTGGACGGTGTGGTGGCGCAGCTCGAATCGGGTATCGACGTGGCCGACATTGGCTGTGGCCACGGTCATTCCAGTGTGCTGATGGCGCAGGCCTTTCCCAATTCACGCTTCCACGGGGTGGACTCCCACGCTCCGTCGATCGCCGCGGCACGCGAGAATGCCGACCACGCCGGCGTTTCGTCACGCCTGTCGTTCGAAGTGAACTCGGCCGTTGGTTACACCGGCCGCAAGTATGGGCTCATCTGCTACTTCGACACGCTGCACGATCTTGGTGATCCGTTGGCCGCCGCCACATACGCCGCCGAGATGCTGGCGCCCGGGGGTTCCGTGCTGCTCGTCGAGCCGTTTGCGCACGACCGAGTGGAGCAGAACCTGTCCACGGTTGGCCGTCTGTACTACGCCGGTTCGACGACCATCTGCTGCGCACACGCCATCTCCGAGGGTGGCACGATGGTGCTGGGCGCGCAGGCTGGTGAGGCGCGCCTTCGCGAGGTGTTCCAGAAAGCGGGCTTCACGCACTTCCGTCGTGCGGCGGAAACGCCGTTCAATCTCATACTTGAAGCACGGCGTTGA